In a single window of the Osmerus eperlanus chromosome 4, fOsmEpe2.1, whole genome shotgun sequence genome:
- the lsm14b gene encoding protein LSM14 homolog B isoform X3 → MGTCMLWQRFPKKVRSFGTEGRPTDRPTPPKDDIYEYIIFRGSDIKDITLCEPPKSHHGLPQDPAIVQSSLGTSSGSYSAQGPFSPFRMPSYNQLAASSLLNQQYAAALGLGPGLQGPQVRRGPMVEQAVQTVPADKARQKRGSTISQDQGRGTSRPQRAREGASSQTLRGSGQTGGADQRRTSQVHNEGNDENQPPPRKRQGARRSRNRGRGQLLVGGSKPSTLKFETDFDFDSANARFSRELEMELQDKLNIKDDGEETQDPKTDTPIIEKTMAEDPFGPKCYYDKAKCFFDNISSDNKPRRTTWAEERKLNVETFGVPGRFLRGRGFRGGFRGRRGQGSAQRLPSVRAGSGRL, encoded by the exons TGAGGTCGTTTGGAACTGAAGGAAGACCCACAGACAGGCCAACACCACCTAAAGATGACATATATGAATATATCATTTTCCGAGGAAGTGACATCAAAGACATCACCTTGTGTGAGCCTCCAAAGTCTCACCATGGCCTTCCCCAGGATCCTGCTATAGTGCAG TCCTCCCTAGGCACCTCTTCTGGCTCCTATTCTGCTCAGGGACCATTCAGTCCATTCAGGATGCCGTCATACAACCAACTCGCAGCCAGCTCTCTGCTTAACCAACAGTATGCTGCTGCACTTGGCCTTG GTCCTGGACTGCAAGGCCCTCAAGTGAGAAGAGGTCCTATGGTAGAGCAGGCGGTTCAGACTGTACCTGCAGACAAGGCCAGGCAGAAGAGGGGCTCAACTATATCCCAAGACCAGGGCAGGGGGACCAGCAGGCCCCAGCGAGCAAGAGAGGGGGCGAGCTCACAGACTCTGAGAGGCTCTGGGCAAACGG GTGGGGCAGATCAGCGCAGAACATCTCAAGTACACAATGAGGGCAATGATGAAAACCAACCCCCACCACGAAAGAGACAAG GAGCTCGTAGGTCCAGGAACCGAGGCAGGGGTCAGCTCCTCGTGGGAGGCTCCAAGCCTAGCACCCTGAAGTTTGAGACAGACTTTGATTTTGATTCTGCAAATGCTCGGTTCAGCAGGGAGCTGGAGATGGAGCTGCAGGACAAGTTGAACATAAAAG ATGATGGGGAGGAGACGCAGGACCCAAAAACGGACACGCCAATCATTGAGAAGACTATGGCTGAGGATCCATTTGGGCCCAAATGCTACTATGACAAAGCAAAGTGTTTCTTTGATAACATCTCGTCAGATAACAAACCCAG AAGAACTACCTGGGCAGAGGAGCGGAAGCTTAATGTGGAGACTTTTGGGGTTCCTGGTCGGTTCCTGAGGGGCCGTGGTTTCCGTGGGGGCTTCCGTGGACGCAGAGGACAGGGGTCTGCACAGCGTCTGCCTTCTGTGAGAGCTGGGAGTGGGAGGCTGTGA
- the lsm14b gene encoding protein LSM14 homolog B isoform X1, protein MSGGTPYIGSKIGLVSKAQNRYEGILYTIDTVNSTVVLAKVRSFGTEGRPTDRPTPPKDDIYEYIIFRGSDIKDITLCEPPKSHHGLPQDPAIVQSSLGTSSGSYSAQGPFSPFRMPSYNQLAASSLLNQQYAAALGLGPGLQGPQVRRGPMVEQAVQTVPADKARQKRGSTISQDQGRGTSRPQRAREGASSQTLRGSGQTGGADQRRTSQVHNEGNDENQPPPRKRQGARRSRNRGRGQLLVGGSKPSTLKFETDFDFDSANARFSRELEMELQDKLNIKDDGEETQDPKTDTPIIEKTMAEDPFGPKCYYDKAKCFFDNISSDNKPRRTTWAEERKLNVETFGVPGRFLRGRGFRGGFRGRRGQGSAQRLPSVRAGSGRL, encoded by the exons ATGAGCGGCGGAACACCCTATATTGGTAGTAAAATAGGATTGGTGTCCAAGGCCCAAAATCGTTATGAAGGTATCTTGTATACTATTGACACGGTGAATTCAACGGTGGTCTTGGCCAAAG TGAGGTCGTTTGGAACTGAAGGAAGACCCACAGACAGGCCAACACCACCTAAAGATGACATATATGAATATATCATTTTCCGAGGAAGTGACATCAAAGACATCACCTTGTGTGAGCCTCCAAAGTCTCACCATGGCCTTCCCCAGGATCCTGCTATAGTGCAG TCCTCCCTAGGCACCTCTTCTGGCTCCTATTCTGCTCAGGGACCATTCAGTCCATTCAGGATGCCGTCATACAACCAACTCGCAGCCAGCTCTCTGCTTAACCAACAGTATGCTGCTGCACTTGGCCTTG GTCCTGGACTGCAAGGCCCTCAAGTGAGAAGAGGTCCTATGGTAGAGCAGGCGGTTCAGACTGTACCTGCAGACAAGGCCAGGCAGAAGAGGGGCTCAACTATATCCCAAGACCAGGGCAGGGGGACCAGCAGGCCCCAGCGAGCAAGAGAGGGGGCGAGCTCACAGACTCTGAGAGGCTCTGGGCAAACGG GTGGGGCAGATCAGCGCAGAACATCTCAAGTACACAATGAGGGCAATGATGAAAACCAACCCCCACCACGAAAGAGACAAG GAGCTCGTAGGTCCAGGAACCGAGGCAGGGGTCAGCTCCTCGTGGGAGGCTCCAAGCCTAGCACCCTGAAGTTTGAGACAGACTTTGATTTTGATTCTGCAAATGCTCGGTTCAGCAGGGAGCTGGAGATGGAGCTGCAGGACAAGTTGAACATAAAAG ATGATGGGGAGGAGACGCAGGACCCAAAAACGGACACGCCAATCATTGAGAAGACTATGGCTGAGGATCCATTTGGGCCCAAATGCTACTATGACAAAGCAAAGTGTTTCTTTGATAACATCTCGTCAGATAACAAACCCAG AAGAACTACCTGGGCAGAGGAGCGGAAGCTTAATGTGGAGACTTTTGGGGTTCCTGGTCGGTTCCTGAGGGGCCGTGGTTTCCGTGGGGGCTTCCGTGGACGCAGAGGACAGGGGTCTGCACAGCGTCTGCCTTCTGTGAGAGCTGGGAGTGGGAGGCTGTGA
- the lsm14b gene encoding protein LSM14 homolog B isoform X2 — protein sequence MSGGTPYIGSKIGLVSKAQNRYEGILYTIDTVNSTVVLAKVRSFGTEGRPTDRPTPPKDDIYEYIIFRGSDIKDITLCEPPKSHHGLPQDPAIVQSSLGTSSGSYSAQGPFSPFRMPSYNQLAASSLLNQQYAAALGLGPGLQGPQVRRGPMVEQAVQTVPADKARQKRGSTISQDQGRGTSRPQRAREGASSQTLRGSGQTGGADQRRTSQVHNEGNDENQPPPRKRQGARRSRNRGRGQLLVGGSKPSTLKFETDFDFDSANARFSRELEMELQDKLNIKDDGEETQDPKTDTPIIEKTMAEDPFGPKCYYDKAKCFFDNISSDNKPRTTWAEERKLNVETFGVPGRFLRGRGFRGGFRGRRGQGSAQRLPSVRAGSGRL from the exons ATGAGCGGCGGAACACCCTATATTGGTAGTAAAATAGGATTGGTGTCCAAGGCCCAAAATCGTTATGAAGGTATCTTGTATACTATTGACACGGTGAATTCAACGGTGGTCTTGGCCAAAG TGAGGTCGTTTGGAACTGAAGGAAGACCCACAGACAGGCCAACACCACCTAAAGATGACATATATGAATATATCATTTTCCGAGGAAGTGACATCAAAGACATCACCTTGTGTGAGCCTCCAAAGTCTCACCATGGCCTTCCCCAGGATCCTGCTATAGTGCAG TCCTCCCTAGGCACCTCTTCTGGCTCCTATTCTGCTCAGGGACCATTCAGTCCATTCAGGATGCCGTCATACAACCAACTCGCAGCCAGCTCTCTGCTTAACCAACAGTATGCTGCTGCACTTGGCCTTG GTCCTGGACTGCAAGGCCCTCAAGTGAGAAGAGGTCCTATGGTAGAGCAGGCGGTTCAGACTGTACCTGCAGACAAGGCCAGGCAGAAGAGGGGCTCAACTATATCCCAAGACCAGGGCAGGGGGACCAGCAGGCCCCAGCGAGCAAGAGAGGGGGCGAGCTCACAGACTCTGAGAGGCTCTGGGCAAACGG GTGGGGCAGATCAGCGCAGAACATCTCAAGTACACAATGAGGGCAATGATGAAAACCAACCCCCACCACGAAAGAGACAAG GAGCTCGTAGGTCCAGGAACCGAGGCAGGGGTCAGCTCCTCGTGGGAGGCTCCAAGCCTAGCACCCTGAAGTTTGAGACAGACTTTGATTTTGATTCTGCAAATGCTCGGTTCAGCAGGGAGCTGGAGATGGAGCTGCAGGACAAGTTGAACATAAAAG ATGATGGGGAGGAGACGCAGGACCCAAAAACGGACACGCCAATCATTGAGAAGACTATGGCTGAGGATCCATTTGGGCCCAAATGCTACTATGACAAAGCAAAGTGTTTCTTTGATAACATCTCGTCAGATAACAAACCCAG AACTACCTGGGCAGAGGAGCGGAAGCTTAATGTGGAGACTTTTGGGGTTCCTGGTCGGTTCCTGAGGGGCCGTGGTTTCCGTGGGGGCTTCCGTGGACGCAGAGGACAGGGGTCTGCACAGCGTCTGCCTTCTGTGAGAGCTGGGAGTGGGAGGCTGTGA